The Lucilia cuprina isolate Lc7/37 chromosome 5, ASM2204524v1, whole genome shotgun sequence genome includes a window with the following:
- the LOC124420161 gene encoding Ig-like and fibronectin type-III domain-containing protein 1 yields MSTCCQASGLLPQCAPLCTYNIRLSDIEKLGPACRAQMSVIARCAAGGRDHTPCCVRRGVTSACMSLCRGVLPVHHTTSLSTGTTSNSTTDCLSYAGNILQCFEEGTGSIPGPAEDLHATVVTNNSISLVWSQPDIEGSNNLTETPITSTTTTEMSTATVDKTTTVSSLSTSGQATTNADIDFIVQYGKVNNMTMYETVAKLENVSTHKTKILLLYTYVDTFTYTLHIEIPIS; encoded by the exons ATGAGTACATGCTGCCAAGCATCCGGACTGTTGCCACAATGTGCACCATTGTGTACTTACAACATACGTTTATCGGACATTGAAAAACTAGGACCAGCGTGTCGGGCACAAATGT CCGTAATTGCCCGATGTGCTGCCGGCGGCCGAGATCACACACCCTGTTGTGTGCGTAGAGGTGTTACTTCGGCCTGTATGTCTCTGTGTCGTGGTGTCCTGCCCGTTCATCATACCACCTCATTATCTACTGGCACCACCTCTAACTCTACCACCGATTGTTTATCGTATGCCGGCAATATTTTACAATGTTTCGAAGAAG GTACTGGTAGCATACCTGGTCCTGCAGAAGATCTCCATGCCACCGTGGTTACAAACAATTCAATAAGTTTAGTTTGGTCACAACCAGATATAGAGGGCAGTAATAATTTAACCGAAACACCAATAACGTCGACAACAACAACTGAAATGTCGACAGCAACAGttgataaaacaacaacagtatcATCATTATCAACTTCTGGACAAGCCACAACAAATGCTGATATTGATTTTATTGTACAATATGGTAAAGTCAATAATATGACCATGTACGAGACTGTAGCCAAGTTGGAGAATGTAAGTAcccacaaaacaaaaattttacttttatacacaTATGTAGATACTTTCACATACACATTACATATAGAAATACCAATAAGTTGA